The Chlorocebus sabaeus isolate Y175 chromosome 9, mChlSab1.0.hap1, whole genome shotgun sequence genome includes a window with the following:
- the LOC103216568 gene encoding pancreatic lipase-related protein 2 isoform X2 produces the protein MLPPWTLGLLLLATVRGKEICYGQLGCFSDEKPWAGILQRPTKLLPWSPEDIDTRFLLYTNENPNDFQLITSTEPDTIEASNFQLDRKTRFIIHGFLDKGEDSWPSDMCKKMFEVEKVNCICVDWRHGSRTMYTQAVQNIRVVGAETAVLIQTLSTQLGYGPEDVHLIGHSLGAHTAAEAGRRLGGRVGRITGLDPAEPCFQGAPEEVRLDPSDAMFVDVIHTDSAPIVPSLGFGMSQKVGHLDFFPNGGKEMPGCQKNILSTVIDIDGIWEGISNFAACNHLRSFEYYSSSILNPDGFLGYPCASYNEFQENNCFPCPAEGCPKMGHYADQFEGKTSAVEQTFFLNTGESGNFTSWRYKVSVTLSGKENVNGYIRIALYGSNGNSKQYEIFKGSLKPDSSHMHAIDVDLNVGKIQKVKFLWNNHVINLFKPKLGASHITVQSGEDGTEYNFCSSDTVEENVLQSLYPC, from the exons ATGCTGCCCCCTTGGACCCTCGGCCTTCTCCTGCTGGCCACAGTCAGAG GAAAAGAGATCTGCTATGGACAACTTGGCTGCTTTTCTGATGAAAAACCATGGGCAGGAATCCTTCAGCGACCTACAAAATTACTTCCCTGGTCCCCCGAGGACATCGACACCCGCTTTCTTCTGTACACAAATGAAAATCCAAACGACTTCCAA CTAATCACTAGCACAGAACCAGACACCATTGAGGCTTCAAACTTCCAACTGGACCGCAAGACACGCTTCATCATCCATGGCTTCTTAGACAAGGGGGAGGACAGCTGGCCGTCGGACATGTGCAAG AAAATGTTTGAAGTGGAGAAGGTGAACTGCATCTGTGTGGACTGGAGGCACGGGTCCCGGACAATGTACACCCAAGCCGTGCAAAACATTCGGGTCGTGGGGGCGGAGACAGCTGTCTTAATACAAACACTGTCG ACGCAGTTGGGGTACGGCCCTGAGGACGTGCATCTCATCGGCCACAGCCTGGGCGCTCACACGGCCGCGGAGGCGGGCAGGAGGCTGGGGGGCCGCGTGGGCAGAATCACAG GGCTGGATCCAGCAGAGCCTTGCTTCCAGGGTGCGCCTGAGGAGGTTCGGTTGGACCCATCCGACGCCATGTTTGTGGATGTGATTCACACAGATTCTGCTCCCATAGTTCCTTCCCTAG GTTTTGGAATGAGCCAAAAGGTGGGCCATCTGGATTTCTTTCCAAATGGAGGAAAGGAAATGCCCGGGTGTCAGAAAAATATACTTTCAACCGTTATTGATATCGATGGAATATGGGAAG GAATTAGTAACTTTGCAGCTTGCAATCACCTGCGAAGCTTCGAGTATTACTCAAGCAGCATCCTCAACCCTGATGGCTTCCTGGGCTATCCTTGTGCCTCCTACAATGAGTTTCAGGAG aaCAACTGTTTCCCTTGTCCAGCTGAAGGATGCCCCAAAATGGGGCACTATGCTGACCAATTTGAGGGGAAAACCAGTGCTGTGGAACAAACCTTTTTCCTGAACACAGGAGAGAGTGGTAACTTTACTA GTTGGAGATATAAGGTATCAGTCACACTTTCTGGAAAAGAGAACGTGAATGGGTACATCAGGATTGCTTTGTATGGGAGTAATGGAAACTCAAAACAATATGAGATTTTCAA AGGATCCCTCAAACCAGATTCAAGTCACATGCATGCTATTGATGTGGATCTCAATGTTGGCAAAATACAGAAAGTTAAGTTTCTCTGGAACAACCATGTGATAAATCTATTCAAGCCCAAACTGGGGGCTTCCCATATCACAGTGCAAAGTGGTGAAGATGGGACTGA GTATAACTTTTGCAGCAGTGACACTGTGGAAGAAAACGTTTTGCAATCTCTTTACCCTTGTTGA
- the LOC103216568 gene encoding pancreatic lipase-related protein 2 isoform X1: MLPPWTLGLLLLATVRGKEICYGQLGCFSDEKPWAGILQRPTKLLPWSPEDIDTRFLLYTNENPNDFQLITSTEPDTIEASNFQLDRKTRFIIHGFLDKGEDSWPSDMCKKMFEVEKVNCICVDWRHGSRTMYTQAVQNIRVVGAETAVLIQTLSTQLGYGPEDVHLIGHSLGAHTAAEAGRRLGGRVGRITGLDPAEPCFQGAPEEVRLDPSDAMFVDVIHTDSAPIVPSLGFGMSQKVGHLDFFPNGGKEMPGCQKNILSTVIDIDGIWEGISNFAACNHLRSFEYYSSSILNPDGFLGYPCASYNEFQENNCFPCPAEGCPKMGHYADQFEGKTSAVEQTFFLNTGESGNFTSWRYKVSVTLSGKENVNGYIRIALYGSNGNSKQYEIFKGSLKPDSSHMHAIDVDLNVGKIQKVKFLWNNHVINLFKPKLGASHITVQSGEDGTEYVFFIASKFGYLYLHIDLSVYAFIHPVAHLLIYVPTYSSIHLPIYPFLYPFNHLATYPFTYSSTHPPRHLSHHSSGPPAIL; encoded by the exons ATGCTGCCCCCTTGGACCCTCGGCCTTCTCCTGCTGGCCACAGTCAGAG GAAAAGAGATCTGCTATGGACAACTTGGCTGCTTTTCTGATGAAAAACCATGGGCAGGAATCCTTCAGCGACCTACAAAATTACTTCCCTGGTCCCCCGAGGACATCGACACCCGCTTTCTTCTGTACACAAATGAAAATCCAAACGACTTCCAA CTAATCACTAGCACAGAACCAGACACCATTGAGGCTTCAAACTTCCAACTGGACCGCAAGACACGCTTCATCATCCATGGCTTCTTAGACAAGGGGGAGGACAGCTGGCCGTCGGACATGTGCAAG AAAATGTTTGAAGTGGAGAAGGTGAACTGCATCTGTGTGGACTGGAGGCACGGGTCCCGGACAATGTACACCCAAGCCGTGCAAAACATTCGGGTCGTGGGGGCGGAGACAGCTGTCTTAATACAAACACTGTCG ACGCAGTTGGGGTACGGCCCTGAGGACGTGCATCTCATCGGCCACAGCCTGGGCGCTCACACGGCCGCGGAGGCGGGCAGGAGGCTGGGGGGCCGCGTGGGCAGAATCACAG GGCTGGATCCAGCAGAGCCTTGCTTCCAGGGTGCGCCTGAGGAGGTTCGGTTGGACCCATCCGACGCCATGTTTGTGGATGTGATTCACACAGATTCTGCTCCCATAGTTCCTTCCCTAG GTTTTGGAATGAGCCAAAAGGTGGGCCATCTGGATTTCTTTCCAAATGGAGGAAAGGAAATGCCCGGGTGTCAGAAAAATATACTTTCAACCGTTATTGATATCGATGGAATATGGGAAG GAATTAGTAACTTTGCAGCTTGCAATCACCTGCGAAGCTTCGAGTATTACTCAAGCAGCATCCTCAACCCTGATGGCTTCCTGGGCTATCCTTGTGCCTCCTACAATGAGTTTCAGGAG aaCAACTGTTTCCCTTGTCCAGCTGAAGGATGCCCCAAAATGGGGCACTATGCTGACCAATTTGAGGGGAAAACCAGTGCTGTGGAACAAACCTTTTTCCTGAACACAGGAGAGAGTGGTAACTTTACTA GTTGGAGATATAAGGTATCAGTCACACTTTCTGGAAAAGAGAACGTGAATGGGTACATCAGGATTGCTTTGTATGGGAGTAATGGAAACTCAAAACAATATGAGATTTTCAA AGGATCCCTCAAACCAGATTCAAGTCACATGCATGCTATTGATGTGGATCTCAATGTTGGCAAAATACAGAAAGTTAAGTTTCTCTGGAACAACCATGTGATAAATCTATTCAAGCCCAAACTGGGGGCTTCCCATATCACAGTGCAAAGTGGTGAAGATGGGACTGAGTAcgtattttttattgcatctaagtttggttatttatatttacatattgatCTATCTGtctatgcattcattcatccagttGCCCACCTACTCATCTATGTACCCACCTACTCATCCATTCACCTACCCATCTATCCATTTCTCTATCCTTTTAATCACTTAGCCACTTACCCATTCACTTATTCCTCTACCCATCCACCCAGACACCTATCTCATCATTCTTCTGGCCCTCCAGCCATTCTTTGA